Genomic window (Gemmatimonadota bacterium):
AGAAATGGGCCAGTTGGATTGCCATTGGGGCTACGGCTACGACGCAAACAGCGAGCAGACCCGTCAGGTCACTGAACCACCGGGCACCCAATAACCAGACCAGATACAGGGTCAGACAAGAAACCAGTACCGATAGGATACGAGCGGTGAAATATACATATCGGACCCTATCGGGTGATTTCTGGTTTGTAAAGTCCTGGCGCAAAATAGTGCTGTTAAATTCCAGTACACCTCGCAAAAGATAGATGGGCAGCATACCATAGCTGGTGATTTTGGGGGCGAGGGGATCAATGGGATCTAAAGCGGCCTGGATGAGGGCCGTTTCGTCGGGATGGAAATGGTAAAATGCTCTTTCATATTGGCTTGCCCCATCTATTACAAACGAACTGTCCCCTCTGGTCAATCCCACAAAGCGCAGCGAACAGCCCAGTATGATGCATAATACTACACAGTGAGAAATTTTGATCTGCTTCCTGATCCCACGCATGGGTTAGGTTCCTGAATGGTCTTTCAAATAAGTTTCTTGGCTGAATCCACTGGACGCCTGCTTAAAACATGCAGAGCCTGCCCCTGTATGCTCTAAGCAGGGGCGTGACGAACGGGAGTTGTCATTGCGGCAGGGTTTTAGCCGCAATCCAGAAGGTTTTGCTTTTGTTTTTATCCTGCCCATCCTTTCATCCTGCCCATCCTGATGAACTGGTCTGGAAAACGACCAGTTGTACACCGCTTCAGACAGAGGTTTTCAATAGATCACTTTATTCAAAGGATACTCTATAATCCCCTCGGCGCCCGATTGTTTGAGTTTTGGTATGAGGTCGCGCACGATGCGTTCATCGACGATGACTTCGATGGCGACCCAGTTTTCGTCGAGTAAGTTGGCGATGGTGGGGTTGTTGAGCGCGGGTAGATTTTTGACGATTTGAGCGAGATCGGCGCGGCGTACGTTCATTTTGAGGCCGACTTTGTCTTCGGCGTTGAATGCACCGATGAGGAGGGTGGCGATGTGTTGCGCTTTTTCGCGTTTCCACGCATCGCTATAGGCATTTTTGTTGGCGATGAGTCTGGGCGTGGTTTCAAACATGGTGTCTATGACGCGCAGGTTGTTGGCGCGCAAAGAGGATCCGGTTTCGGTGAGTTCGGCGATGGCATCGACGAGGCCGGGCACGCGGACTTTGGCTTCGGTGGATCCCCAGGAGTATTCGACTTCGGCGGTTATGCCGTGGTTTTTGAGGTGGTTGCGCGTGGCTGTGACGAGTTCGGTGGCGATGCGCTTGCCCTGCAGGTCCTGGATGGTCTGGATGTCCGAGTCTTCGGGTACTGCGATGATCCAGCGCGCGGGTTGCGATGTGGTTTTGCTATAGGCAAATTCGGCGATTTCGATGATGTCGGCTTCGTTTTCCAGGATCCAGTCAATGCCGGTGAGTCCAATGTCGAGGACGCCGCGTTCGACGTAGTGCGCGATTTCCTGGGCGCGCAGAAATAAGCCTTCGATTTCGGGGTCGTCGATGACGGGCGTGTAGGACCGGTGGCTGGTGCGGATGCGATAACCGGCTTTGGCAAATAGGGTGAGCGTAGATTCCTGAAGGCTTCCGGAGGGAAGGCCGATTTTTAATATGGGCATGGGGGATCTGCTCCTATATTTAACACATAAATCAAATGAGCCATCGGGCACAGCGCGCAAGTCCGTATCTGTTAAAGATAAGATTTTTTGTTTTTTTTGGGAAATTATATGCATATAATTATGAAAATCGAGTTCCTCCAGAAGAATTGACCTGACAATAGGAGTTTAATCATGGGAAAATCACATCTCGTCGGTTTGATTACGGATACACACGATAATAAACATGCGGTTGAGAAGGCTATGAGGCTTTTCAATGCGCGCGATGTGGGGCTGGTGCTACACGGGGGCGATTATATCGCGCCGTTTAATGCGCGCTGGATGGGCGATTTGACGGTGCCTTTTGTCGGGGTTTTTGGGAATAACGATGGGGAGAAGTTCGGTTTGCGGGCACTTTTTGAAGATCTGGGACCGATTCACCGCCCGCCTTATGTACACGAATGGGAGGGCAAGCGCATTTTGATGTTGCACGAGCCAGATGAGGTGGATGCTCTGGCGAATAGCGGTGCTTATGATGTGATTTTTTACGGGCATACGCACGAGATTGATGTGAGAAGAGGAGATACGCTGGTGATTAATCCGGGAGAGGCGTGTGGGTGGACGACGGGGCGGGAGACGGTGGGGATTCTGGATTTGAATGCGATGGATGTGGAGATTGTGGAATTGTGACGAATCAACGAATCAACGAATCAACGAATCAACGAATCAACGAATCAGCGGAACGATGTACAACCAGTCGCCTCTCAGAGCCTGCCCCACAAGTGGGTAATGTGGGGCCAGTTCATAGACAAATAGGCCGTCATTGCGGCATGCTGTAAGCCGCAATCCAGAGGTTTTGGGTGGCAGGGCGGGGTTCGTCTATTCGTCTATTCGTCTATTCGTCTATTCGTCTATTCGCTGAAAGGATAGTATCTTGGCTGATGTATCGCAAAATTCCGCGGACCTCAACACTATTCGCGAGCATATCGACGGTATTGTGGCGCTGATGCCCAGAGAGCCTGGTGTGTACATTATGAAGGGCGATGAGGGGCAGATTATTTATATCGGCAAGGCAAAGGTGTTGCGCAGCCGGGTGCAGCAGTATTTTCGTCCGAATGCCCATGATGGGCGGCGGCAGTTTCGGGCACTGGTTCGCAATGTGCGCGATTTGGAATATATTGTTACGGATACGGAGTTGGAGGCGTTGATTTTAGAAGCGAATTTGATTAAGGCACACAAGCCGCGCTACAATATCAGTTTGAAGGACGATAAGAAGTATCCGTATATCCGCATTACAAAGGAGGCGTTTCCCCGCGTTGTGGTGACGCGCGATGTGGTGAAGGATGGGTCGCGCTATTTGGGTCCTTATACGGATGTGCGGGCGATGCGGCGCATGGTGGAGACGATGCACCGGTTGTTTCGGATTCGGAGTTGTGATTACGATTTGCCAAAGGCCAATGTGCGGTTGTGTCTGGATTACGAGATCAAGCGGTGCGATGGGCCCTGCGAGGGGTTGATTGTGGCAGACGCGTATCAGAAGATTGTGGATGAGGCGGTGTTGTTTTTGACGGGGCGGCATACGCAGGTTATGGTGACGCTTAAAGAGCGGATGAGGCGGGCGGCAGAGGCGCTGAGGTTCGAGGAGGCGGCGATTTATCGGGATCGCATTCAGGCGCTGGAGCAGGCTTCGAGCCGGCAAAAGGTGGTGTCCAATGATTTGACGGATTGGGATGCGATTGCGGTTGCGCGGGAAGATGACGAGGCTTGCGGGGTGGTGATGGAGGTGCGCGATGGGCGGTTGATCGGGCGACAGAATTATTTTCTCGGCGGGGTGCTGGATGCGTCTGAGGAAGAGGTGGTTTCAAAATTTGTGCAGTTGTTTTACGCGACGGCTACATTTGTGCCGCGAGAGGTGTGCCTGCCAGGTGATATCGAGGATCGGGAGACGGTGCTCGATTGGCTCACAGAGCGTTCAGAAGGC
Coding sequences:
- a CDS encoding ATP phosphoribosyltransferase; this encodes MPILKIGLPSGSLQESTLTLFAKAGYRIRTSHRSYTPVIDDPEIEGLFLRAQEIAHYVERGVLDIGLTGIDWILENEADIIEIAEFAYSKTTSQPARWIIAVPEDSDIQTIQDLQGKRIATELVTATRNHLKNHGITAEVEYSWGSTEAKVRVPGLVDAIAELTETGSSLRANNLRVIDTMFETTPRLIANKNAYSDAWKREKAQHIATLLIGAFNAEDKVGLKMNVRRADLAQIVKNLPALNNPTIANLLDENWVAIEVIVDERIVRDLIPKLKQSGAEGIIEYPLNKVIY
- a CDS encoding metallophosphoesterase codes for the protein MGKSHLVGLITDTHDNKHAVEKAMRLFNARDVGLVLHGGDYIAPFNARWMGDLTVPFVGVFGNNDGEKFGLRALFEDLGPIHRPPYVHEWEGKRILMLHEPDEVDALANSGAYDVIFYGHTHEIDVRRGDTLVINPGEACGWTTGRETVGILDLNAMDVEIVEL
- the uvrC gene encoding excinuclease ABC subunit UvrC, with translation MLADVSQNSADLNTIREHIDGIVALMPREPGVYIMKGDEGQIIYIGKAKVLRSRVQQYFRPNAHDGRRQFRALVRNVRDLEYIVTDTELEALILEANLIKAHKPRYNISLKDDKKYPYIRITKEAFPRVVVTRDVVKDGSRYLGPYTDVRAMRRMVETMHRLFRIRSCDYDLPKANVRLCLDYEIKRCDGPCEGLIVADAYQKIVDEAVLFLTGRHTQVMVTLKERMRRAAEALRFEEAAIYRDRIQALEQASSRQKVVSNDLTDWDAIAVAREDDEACGVVMEVRDGRLIGRQNYFLGGVLDASEEEVVSKFVQLFYATATFVPREVCLPGDIEDRETVLDWLTERSEGGVEMRVPQRGDKFRLIKMAENNARLLLTERRLKRENRRSQAPAAVQALQRDLHLEKPPRWIEAVDISNIQGSDPVASLVCFVDGRARKREYRHFKITGIEGPNDFAMMQQVVTRRFKRLMEEGKSFPDLLLVDGGKGQLSSVVEALRALGIEDQPVIGLAKRLEEVFLPGLSDPQNIPKSSSSLKLLQMLRDESHRFAIEYHRKLRQKRTLTSELDEIPGVGPSRRIALLKHFGSVKRIREAEVEEVAEVEGVGLRLAEVICEGLK